The Miscanthus floridulus cultivar M001 chromosome 7, ASM1932011v1, whole genome shotgun sequence genome includes a region encoding these proteins:
- the LOC136464282 gene encoding DNA-directed RNA polymerases IV and V subunit 4-like: protein MDRVPNGRHKVSANRPVVVLSDTDSDSDSEGFVEELTPVHSKSNGKASSASLKTGGKASSFSKGEASNGKAYSSGKGGKGSSSHAVPTKSDAELKLELDIPPNSRMLMNCEAAELLQEIHEHMAILSEDPKIKIPESFDKAFQYAKDGNHFTTASSVKQALEPLKKCGVSDGEICMIANIGPETVEEVYALVPSLKANRSATEGSVTEVLAALANIKAAK from the exons ATGGATCGAGTACCGAATGGAAGGCATAAGGTTTCTGCCAATAGACCTGTAGTTGTGCTTTCAGATACTGATTCTGACTCTGACTCTGAAG GTTTTGTAGAAGAGCTGACTCCTGTTCACTCGAAGTCAAACGGGAAGGCTTCATCTGCGAGCCTAAAAACTGGTGGAAAGGCTTCATCCTTTTCTAAAG GAGAGGCAAGCAATGGAAAAGCATATAGTAGTGGCAAAGGTGGAAAGGGTTCTTCATCACATGCAGTGCCTACCAAGTCTGATGCAGAACTAAAGCTAGAGCTTG ATATCCCTCCGAATTCTAGAATGCTAATGAATTGTGAAGCAGCTGAACTATTGCAAGAAATTCACGAGCACATGGCTATACTATCAGAGGACCCCAAGATCAAAATTCCTGA GTCTTTTGACAAAGCTTTTCAGTATGCAAAAGATGGAAACCATTTCACCACTGCAAGCTCTGTGAAACAAGCCCTTGA ACCTCTTAAAAAATGTGGGGTTAGTGATGGCGAG ATATGCATGATAGCAAACATTGGGCCTGAGACCGTTGAAGAGGTTTATGCACTAGTGCCATCTCTCAAG GCTAATAGGTCAGCTACCGAAGGTTCAGTCACTGAGGTTCTTGCTGCCCTCGCAAACATAAAAGCTGCTAAGTGA